CCAGATTAACCCCTTTAAATTAGCCGATCTATAAACTATCTTCTACAACCAAAAAAACACATGAGATCAAACTATTTATAGTCCCAGTTTCACATAAGCAAATCATAAAATCGACAGGAGACGTAAGAGATAAGAGATTCCATATCAAACAAATAAATTAAAGTACATGGCGACGGGAGCGGGAAGCCTTTCTGGTGGTAGCGGGAGCCATTCCGGTGGACTTAACAGAGTTCATAGCTATTGCTTTATATTTTTCAGTGGAAAATTTTGATTAGAAGAACCATTGGATGAGGGGATTTATAAAGGAGGAGGAGGAGGAACAAAAGGAGGTAGAACAAAATCGTGGTTCCGGATTAAAAACATAATTGAATGAAAAAGATTGGGTTTGGATACAGTGAATTGCAGATAAATGGAACGACCAAGACGTATTTGAAGAGTCGGAGATCAACAAAGAACAATCAATAGGTATGTGAGAGGTGGATTTAAAATGGGCCAATTCGAAATATTGAGCAACCCACATGAATGGCCCGGTTAAAACTATTTAAAATGAAAGACGATTTGACATGGCAAAATAGAGAATCCATATTGGTTGATTTTTTAAACTGACGTGGCATGCTTCTCCTTGCACCATATTCCCCTTTTATTATTGTTAGATGTTTAGAATTAAAAATAATATATGTAACAAATGCTGATAAAGAACATTACTGTTTTGATTTGTGCCAATGAAAAAATATTTATATTACAGAAATTCCTTCAATAAAAAATTTGCACTAACAATAACTAATCTGCAAAATAAATTGGTATATTCTGGATATTTAATTCAAGATTAATGTAATAACATCAATCACTTTTTTTTTTGATAAAAGAAAACATCAATCTCTTGACAACAATAGATTCTACCATTACAAATTTACCAGATTTTTATGTCATCTTTAAAAAAAAAACTAATATGGTCAATTCCAGACGGACCTAGGTGGAACAAGTGCCACATACAGAGAAATATTATTTTCATTAGTTTTAATTGAAAATTGAGGACTCAGATGGTTTGATCTCTAATGCTTCATGCACATTTGGTTAAAAAATTGTAATATTTGCTAGATCCACCTCAATGGACGTTTTCTCATAAGATCATCATATCTAGATGATGAGAATGAAAATAACAAAGAAATAAAAATGTGTTATAGGGTGTGATTGGTAGTGGCTGTGAGTGCTCTCTACAGCCTCATTTCTTTCTAGAGCACTAAATCTACACCAATCTTGATTTCTATTTTTTTTTAAGTTCACAGCCTTTTTATAAAATCCACAGCACTTTTTTGAAATTATGTCTTTACAATTTCTCTGCAGAGAGACAAAAACCTACAGCCCATATTTAAAGATTTTTAAAAATTAAAAATCTAAAGCCAAAGCAATAAAAACCACAGCAATATTTCTACGGTCAAAAAATGAAATCACAGCAGTTACCAATCAACCCCAAAGATAAAGAATCTTATATTTCCATTCAATCTTCTATATCGTATAGAATAAAATGAATATTATATTATTTTAATTTCATAAGAAATATCTATTTATTTAGATCCGTTATAAAAGGAACATATAACTATAAACCCTAAAAGAGAAGTTTGCACAAAATAAACAGATGAAGTTACATAGCTAGCACATATCTACAACTCTTTGAATTGAAAAAAAAACAACAACACATCACTACAACTTATTTTGGAGCAACAATCTTGCCATGGTCCATAATATTGTGAAATATCACACACATACAAATTCCATGGTCCATACTTGTGAAATATCAAACACGTTATGGTCCATACTATTGTGAAATATCTCACCACACACGTTTCATTGGTCCATACTCCGAACAAGACTTGTAAGCAGGAAGTATCCATTTTTAGCTGCATCCGGCAACGGAGAAGTATCCATTTTAACAGCGCCGTTAGAAGCTGGAGCGATGTTGTTTGGAGGAGAAGCGTTCAAAGGAGGAGGAGGGGGTGGTGGAGTAGACGACCAATCCTCAGGTGGCTCCGCACCGTAAGATCTGAGCGTATCCCAGAAGGAAGATCTGAGCTTGTTTCTGTGATTGGAGCTGATCAACTTTGTAAATATTTATTTGACTGCGATATTATGGTTAAAAATGCAAAAGGGATGCACATTCGCCGCTTTTAGAGGTTGTATATTATTATATAGAACACTTTCACATTTAGATTTTTTTTTTACTCTAACAACTAACAAGCTGTCACCGATTGAGCCATTTTTTCTTATGCCCTTCACGTTTTTCTCGCTCATTTGTAACGCATTCTCCGCCCCTGAGTACACATTATGCATGAATATACAATATCTAAATTATTAGTCGACTTTTTCTATATAATTCTAACAGTATCAATCCAGTGACAGATTCTCAGCCCCTGAGTACACATTATGTATGTTTAAGCCAAAAAGATGCTGATTAACTAATATAGTCTAGCACTCCCAAAATAATAACTTTGTAACTATATTATTTTTTTCTTAGATTTTGTTATTACTGAAGATTTTGATTAAAGTAATATATTATAAAGTAAACATTGATTAGATTTATTATTGCTCAAGCCAAAAAGATGCTAAAAAGCTGACCAGTATGGCCTAGCACTCCCAAAATAACTTTGTAACTACTGCCAACTTTTGTCTTGTCATGTCGTTTGAACTTGACGTATAAAAAACACGTTCTTGTTTTGAAAACCTTAAAAAGTCGTACGACATGGAACAAGTTGGCCAAGTTTTGTTTTGCTTGATTTTTAAATATTATTTTCTGACATAAAAAGAACTGCAATTTGCACGTAGAGCCAAAATAATGTGTCATGGAAGAGATTTTGAACAATTTCTCCCATGTCTAACGTGGTAGTCTGGTAGAGCCAACATTTTGTGTGTCGTCGTCTATGCATTACTATTATACCACACATAACATCCAATAATTTATCTAATAACATTTTATACTCTCCAAATTTACATTGAGTTTATGGAACTAATAGCTAGAATTAAGAATAGTTTAAAATCTTTTAGCCACCTCTAAATTGTGGTTTAGGCAACTATGCTGTTGAAAAGAAAATGATCAATTGCGATAGCTAGCAGCTAATGCGAGTCAAATTATTTATATTTATATATTTGTTGGGATCAAAAGCTCTACTACTTTTAAACCAGAAAACATCTCTTACTGAAATAATGATTTTCTTAATAATAAATGGTTTCAAAATAGATGAAAGCTGTAAGATTTTGACAGAAACTTAAAATTTAATATTAGTGTAGATAAAACCTAGAGCAGCCATGATAAATGGAACTCTCGAATAATCGAATATAATTAAGTATAATCTATGATAAGCATCTTGAATAGTGGTTCCATATAGTTAATTCATTTGTGTGTGGGAGCGACTGCAATGCGAGAACATCCATCTTTGAGAAGAGGAGGGAAGAACGGATTTAGCGGAAACATTTGTGGCCAACATTTGGCATCTATAGCCAAAAACGCCTTGCAACACATAGCTCCAACATTATCAAACTTCCCTGTGAGAAGCGATTTGTGGATTTCAGTTACGCAACCTTGAACGCTGACGAGTGATGACAAACATTTTGTGAGATCGACCGGAGAACCAGGAAACACAGGAAACTTGAGTGTTGTGTGTGATGGTGTAGCTCCGCTGATGCGTGAACAACCATCCTTGATAAGAGGAGGGAACAATGGGTTCAGAGGAAACATTGTTGGCCAACATTTTGCATCAACATCCGTAAAAGCCTTGCAGCAAGCTGGTCCAACGTTTTCAAACTTACCCGTTACAACAGATTTGTAGATTTCCATTACGCAACCTTGAATGCTGGTAAGTGATGACCAACACTTTGTGATATCGATGGGAGAACCAGGAATGGAAGGAAATCGAGGTGTGGTTTGGACTTCGGCTAGCCCCGGCCTCATAAGAATAGTGGCAATGACTAGAACCATGGAAAAGATAATTTCAATCTTACCTTCCATTGCACCTGTTGTTTCCTTATATTTTTATTTATAATATTAAGGATATATAGTGAATTGCTTGATTAGATGATTTTGGTGGGACAAGAAACTAACAATTTATAGGCTATCTCAACTTGAACGTAGTTTGTAGGTAAATTCACCAGGAGAGTTACATTCGTCTGTGACTGTTATGACAATTAATCTTTGAATTGAAAACATGGAGGTGTTACACTTTACAAACCGACTCACTCAAATTGCATATACGTTTTTACGAATTATTTCAAATAAATATGTGTTAGCTATTTTTTTTTGTAATAAATAAGTTGACTCAACTCTGTAACATCTTTTATCTTACAATAGAAAACCCTGTACTTAAATATTTTGTAGCATACTTGTATATTTTAAATATAAACCCCATGAGAAAAACAAATCTGAACATGTGAAATCTAAACTTAATACGTTATGTTTCTAATTATAGTTTTTGGTTTTCTTCATCTTTTATACTGAATGAACTTGAACATACTGTCCTTCCGTTACCTAAATTTGGTGTTGTGTATTTCCACTGAGTACACTAGAGTTTTAGTGAGGAAAACACATGAATCATGTATAAACTTGATCTGCCTGAAGAGAAGGATTCTGCTGTCTTAAAGATCAAAACACAATTTTTCATTGCAAGTATTACAGCAAGTTTAAATCCATTGTAGACCACCTTAACTTCATTGTTTGATAAACAGTAGTCATACAAGAACTTCCAAGTTATTCATAAACGCAAAAAAAAAAGCATCTCAACTCAACACCATCATCAGCAAAGCAAAGAGTATCAATGTAGGAGACAGAAACTAATCAGTTGTTGTCTCGGGAAGCTGAGGAGCTTCAGTTTGTCTCAAACTTTCAAGAGCAGAGATCCTTCTATCCAGAGAGTCATGATAAGCCTTTGCCTGAAGAAAACAGAGATGGTATCTACAGTCAGTAATCATGCCGGTATTCTAATATATATAGTTAAAGCTACAGAGAGAAGAAAATGCTGCTAATTTTAACAATGATAACGGCCATGCCTCAACTCGATCAATACTCACATTTCTCAGGTTAACACCCTTCAGCATCTCAAGTTTCTAAAAGAAGAAGAAAAAAAAACTAATCCTAAAGCAGTTTCAAATAATGCAAACGCAGTATAACGAATAGATATGTCCACTGAAGCTACATAGAAAATTTACAATGATGACCATTGTGTGATTCAACTCTAGCAGAGTATTCACCATTATTATCAAATGCTTGAAGGTTTTCTCATTCTCAAGATTTACATAGAACTAGGAGGCTGTTCTAAAGCTTGATGATGTAAATGCATAGCACTAACGGGTATGAAACTCAAGCATGTATGTACCTTGTAAATGACCAAATCTAACAAACGCTAAACGGCAACACAATATGAAATATCATAACTGTGTGATTCCTTCATATACAATGGTCAACAGGTTTGCATACTAAGCTGAATCGATTGAGTTTCATAAATCTCTTCTTAACCAACGAAGTGTATCGATTCAGGCTGTTGGCAAACAGAACCTATCATTCTCCGAAAAGAGAACCTAAAGAAATGGATCCGATACGATAAAAGAGAAATCGAAATCGATTACAAACCTGGTGAGAAATGGATTCGTTAGCGACTTTGTAATCCTTATAGAGAACATAGAGGCCTATGAAAGACGCAGTCGCAGCTCCGGCGAAGAAAGATGCCATTCTCACCCTCAACACGTACCCCATCTTCTTCTTCCTCTTCCTTCTCAAATCGCTCCCAAATCGAATTTGCTTAAGGAGACCAGCCCCGAATCTGAAAGCGACGTCGTTTCCCTGAGATGATCCCTTCATCTCTCTCAAATCGAACCGACTAATTTAGGTTCACTTTGCCTTCAACGAGATAACCGGTTTAGTTATTCTTAAACGAACCTGGATAATGGGCTGGAGATAACTAGGCCCAAGAGTAGGCCCAAACGAAACAGAAACACGATCTTCACTCCAGAGGGAGTAGAAAAATAGACGAATCATTTGATGCGACTGTAGAGTTTCTTCACACAGTTTCCGAGTCGTCGTCTCTCTTCTCTCGATCGTCTCTTCCGCGTCAATCATCTCCAACCATTTTCGTTCCTTTAAACCTTTCCTCAGCTACTCTCTTCCTCAATCGTAATCCCTATCCGTCATCTTCTTCGTCTAAGTCTAGCTAGAGGTCAACTCACCATTTCCGATAAAACCCTAGTTTTTCCTCTTTGGATCTTAAGTGAGGGCTTCTTTTCTAATGGAGAACGAGACTCGTAGCGGGTCTCTTCAGAACTCTTCCTCCTCTAGGAAAGAGTGGCGCGCCGTTTCCGATTCTCACAACTTCGGAAACGCCACTGATTACGTGGTAATGCGCCGCCCCTCTCTCTCTGCTCGTATGATACTGTTACCCAGAAGTCAATCACAGCTCGTATGATTGAAATCTGAGGGAAAGTTTTGTTTTTTTTTTTGTTTTACCTTTGGGTTTGTTTCTCACTTTACTTTTTGATATATTGCAGAATGGTAGAGAGGCTGCTGGTGGTGATTTGGATTACTACTCAATCACGATGGATGATGGTGAAGTCTTGGAGCAGATTCGTGCCCTTTCTAGACAACAAGGGGAGCTTCAGCAGCAGGAGGTTGACCTCCGAGCTCGGGTGTTGGCTATGGAGATCCAGAGGACCTTTGAGTCTCGTTCTGCTGAGTATGAGAATGCTGCTGCTAGGATGCAGGTTTGGATCTCGTATTGATAGTGCGCTTTGATGTTTTGTGGATGGAAGATATAAAGGAATGTTTTTTTGAATTTTTTTATAGGAGCAACTTCGTGAGAATGATAGGTCTATTCGGGAGATGGAGAGGAAGCTAGAAGAGAAAGAAAGGGAGCTTCATGCTGTTAAGCTTGATAATGAAGCGGTATGTTCTCTAGATATGAGTTGATCTGAATGGTTTTGAGGCTAAGTTTGCTTGTAACTCTTCCTCACAGGCCTGGGAGAAAGAGGGTCTGCTAAGAGAACAAAACAAAGAACTTGCTACTCTCAGGTGCTGTCTTTATTCTCTTCGTTAAGGTCTTTTACATTGCAGTTAGATAAAATGTTTTGTTGGACTGTGGTTTCAAAATATTTAATAAGCTACGTTTTTTTTTGTTCGTGCAGAAGGGAGCGTGATCACTCTGAAGCTGAGATGTCCCAAAGTTTACACAAAATATCTGAACTTCAGGAGCATGTTCAAGAGAAAGAGAGACAGTTCGCTGAATTGCAGGAACAGGTTAGTTTTCCAGTGTTTTTTGTTACACGATCAAATTATGCAACTTGCAGTTATATCTCAGTGCCATGTTTGAAGTTTTGAGTACACTAACAACAGAGTCTTTATCCTTAATGGCTTGTAGAATAGGATTGCTCAAGAAACAATCATGTACAAGGATGAGCAACTGAGGGAAGCGCAAGGCTGGATTGCGCGTGCCCAAGAGATGGATGCTTTACAATCATCTACAAACCACTCTTTGCAGGCTGAGTTGCGAGAACGTACTGAGCAGTATAACCAGCTCTGGCTTGGTTGCCAAAGACAGGTTGCTTATCTGATTATCTTCCAGTTTTTTTTTCTCTCTTCTCGTGATAATTCTAGTCTTTATCTTATGTTGTTCAATCTCACTGAGTTCAGTTTGCGGAGATGGAGAGATTGCATTTGCATACAGTGCAACAGCTTCAGCATGAGCTTGCCAATGTAAAGGAAGGAGGTTGCTCTAAAACAAACCCCAATGGTGCCTCCCAGATTATCCAGAACAGTGGGAACCAAATCAAGGTACATTTTAAGGCGTTAGAATGCTAAAAATTGTCAAGCAAAAGTGAAATTATAGAATATTCAGTTGTCTTTTCTCTTGTGAGTATTTGTAGAACATTCAAGCGGGTCAGATGAACCCTCTGCATTCGTTTGCCATGCATCAACAAGAGCTTCTTCAACCTCGGGGACCTCCACCTCATGTTCCAGAATCAGTGTTACTGCAGCAAAAGGTGTGAGATTAATGAATGCATCTTTTTGTTTCACTATAATCAACAGTTAGTAACCGTATATAGTCTTTCATGGTTTCTTCTCAGGCTGTACCAGCTAGTGGAGAGATGCCTAGGCAGAATTATGTGCATCCATCTCAAGTTATACATGGCTTAGTAAGTTCTGATGAGAAGAGTGAACACCAAGTGCCTACCAATGGACAGTCCCTTGATCAAGGGTATCTCGATGTTCAAACTAGCCATGGAGCACAATTCGGATCAACCACACCATCATCCTCTGTTAATGAACAGGTAGGGGATGCTTTTGTTACTACATGTTGTAATATACTTGTTCAAAACGATACTATATCATAAGAGAGTTACCTCTTAACAGGTGGTGGAATCTGGAAATGGATCCAATGCGTCAGAGATTAACTTTCAGGATATTTCTTCGCAGTTCCGTGATGCGCTAAGGCTAGATTCCGTTGTCATCAATCAGAAACCTGAGGTATGCTCGTATCATCTAGAAAATTTTATTTGCTTCTTCTGGCTATAGGGAAAATATTCTGATCTCTTTCCCTAGGAGATTAATGGTCAGGTTTCTCCTGGTGAGCCAAATGGTGTTGCGCGTGAAACTCTAGTCTCATCTGGTAAAACTGAGAGGAACTTGGAGAGTGCTCTTCTAGATGAAAGGTCGCTTTTGGCTTGCATCGTTCGCACTATACCAGCTGGTGGAAGAATCAGAATCAGTTCAACGGTGAGAATCTTAACCACAATTAGAGTGAACAATTGAATATGGAAATGGTCTTGCTCGTAACATCTACTGTTTAATACGTCGTCATTTGCAGCTTCCCAATCGTTTGGGCAAAATGCTAGCTCCTCTACACTGGCATGATTACAGGAAGAAGTACGGGAAGCTGGAAGATTTTGTTGCTAGCCATCTCGAGGTCTGTCTCATCCCAATTCCCCCAAACCATTTTAAAAGAAAAAACTGTTAAACTTGTGTTTGGCTTGCAGTTATTCATGATAGAGGACGACTACATTCAAGTGAGGGAAGGTGCGCAGAAAATGGTAGCAGGTTCAGCTTCAGCAGCAGCAGGCAAAGTCGCAGTTTCATCATCTCCAAGCTCCATGTATGTGGCTATGACTCCTATGGCTCAATCTCAGGGGTTAAAGAAGAATGTCCAAAGAGGAAGACAGAGCTCTGATTACATGGCGCCGCAACAGAGGAAGCTCTGAAGTGAATGCAGCATGTAAGAGCAAGGCGTGACATTCTTCTATCTTATTTTTATCTATTTTGTTTAATGCCTTATTAAAAGAGAATCAATTTGGGAGAGTAACTTTAATTTAGTATTTTATTTACATTACTGCTATCATGCTTTACTCTCTCATGCATCCTCAGAAAGCTTTTATAATTATCCTTTTTTAACTAGATTAATTATAGTTAGTTCATTGGTCCAATTTATATTTAAACCATTCGTATTCATAACATAAATCAAAGCTAAATGATTGGTTGTAAATATATTGTGTATCTATAATATTATAGTTTATATTTTTATTCGATATTATTAATATATACTGATTTATTTAATATATTGTACTTTGTTATTAAATTTTATTATATACTAATTTTCGAATTAAGTACAATAAAATAACAATATGAAATACTCAAATATATAAGAGAAAGACAAAAATAGCACTAAATCAAGTTTTTGTTCCCAAACTAGCACTCAAGGTCAAAATTCACAAAAATAGCATTTAATGTTTTATCAAAAGTCACAAACTTAGGGTTTAGAGTTAAAGGGTGGGGTTTAGGATATAGGGTTTAGGGTTTAGAGTTTAGGGTTTAGGGTTTAGGGTTTAGGGTTTAGAGTTTAGGGGATTTAGAGTTTAGGTTTAGAGTTTAAGGTTTAGGGTTTAAAGGTGAAAAATGAGGTTTTGGGGATAAGATTTCAAATTTTGAAAAATAAAAAAATAAAAATTTTCAAAGGTTAAACTTAGAAAGGTGCTATTTTGGTCATTTTAGTTTTGGAGTGCTATTTTTGTGATATAAACTTAGAAAGATGTTATTTTGGAGATTTGCCCAATATATAACCTTCTTCAAAATATGTTTTCTCTTTAATATATACATTTTGCTATGATACAATTTTAGATTTTTATTTATATTATAGAAAAAAATATGTTTAAGATAGTTTATATTTACATGTTGTATTCATAAAAATATAGTTATATATATATTATTTTAGT
The DNA window shown above is from Brassica oleracea var. oleracea cultivar TO1000 chromosome C3, BOL, whole genome shotgun sequence and carries:
- the LOC106333945 gene encoding uncharacterized protein LOC106333945 is translated as MEGKIEIIFSMVLVIATILMRPGLAEVQTTPRFPSIPGSPIDITKCWSSLTSIQGCVMEIYKSVVTGKFENVGPACCKAFTDVDAKCWPTMFPLNPLFPPLIKDGCSRISGATPSHTTLKFPVFPGSPVDLTKCLSSLVSVQGCVTEIHKSLLTGKFDNVGAMCCKAFLAIDAKCWPQMFPLNPFFPPLLKDGCSRIAVAPTHK
- the LOC106332909 gene encoding uncharacterized protein LOC106332909; the encoded protein is MKGSSQGNDVAFRFGAGLLKQIRFGSDLRRKRKKKMGYVLRVRMASFFAGAATASFIGLYVLYKDYKVANESISHQAKAYHDSLDRRISALESLRQTEAPQLPETTTD
- the LOC106336317 gene encoding restin homolog — its product is MENETRSGSLQNSSSSRKEWRAVSDSHNFGNATDYVNGREAAGGDLDYYSITMDDGEVLEQIRALSRQQGELQQQEVDLRARVLAMEIQRTFESRSAEYENAAARMQEQLRENDRSIREMERKLEEKERELHAVKLDNEAAWEKEGLLREQNKELATLRRERDHSEAEMSQSLHKISELQEHVQEKERQFAELQEQNRIAQETIMYKDEQLREAQGWIARAQEMDALQSSTNHSLQAELRERTEQYNQLWLGCQRQFAEMERLHLHTVQQLQHELANVKEGGCSKTNPNGASQIIQNSGNQIKNIQAGQMNPLHSFAMHQQELLQPRGPPPHVPESVLLQQKAVPASGEMPRQNYVHPSQVIHGLVSSDEKSEHQVPTNGQSLDQGYLDVQTSHGAQFGSTTPSSSVNEQVVESGNGSNASEINFQDISSQFRDALRLDSVVINQKPEEINGQVSPGEPNGVARETLVSSGKTERNLESALLDERSLLACIVRTIPAGGRIRISSTLPNRLGKMLAPLHWHDYRKKYGKLEDFVASHLELFMIEDDYIQVREGAQKMVAGSASAAAGKVAVSSSPSSMYVAMTPMAQSQGLKKNVQRGRQSSDYMAPQQRKL